TTGGGCGAAGTTTGCGCTTTGGGCGATGATCGGTGTGACGACCCTCTCGGTAACACTCTATAGCGAGGTGCCGCTTCTTCATCAGGCTAAAGAGCGAGCCTATCTGGGTGCGATGCCTTTTCTCATCGTGCCGCACATAGCATGCGGTATTTTCGCCCTTCTAAGCGGACCCCTCCAGTTTTCCACTCGTCTCCGGCAAAGACATTTACAGTTTCACCGACTGCTAGGCCGGGTTTATGTGAGTTCGGTTCTTGTCGCCGCCCCTCTCGCGATGGTTCTCTCAAATCAACATCACGATCGCCGAGCAATCCACTTTGTCGTTGCTAACTGTTGCCAGGCCAGTACTTGGCTCATCGCCACCGCAGCCGCATTCCTTACAGCCCGCAATGGCCATATACAGCAACACAAGGAATGGATGGTGCGCTCCTATGCCGTCACCCTTACATTTGTGGGGACTCGAGTACTGCAGCCACTACCAGCATGGAATCGGCACAGTGAAGCCGGCTTCGCTATGGAAATCATTATGATTACGTTTCTCGCCATTCTCGTTCCGGACATCGCTTTCCATTGGCGACAGCTAACAACACGGCGCTTACGTTCCGGGGCAGCAATTCCTTCTATGAAGGATCAGATGCGCGAAAGACGAGGCGTGGAGAAGAGCGTATCTGCTGCAAGCGGCGATTCGGCGAACCTTAACATGTGATGTGCTCTCTTCCAGTTCGGCATACATCGCTTCGGGATTGACAGTAACAGACCGGAAGCCCCTCCGAGGGTCACACTAACTTTCGCTCAAGTAACTACAAGCATGGTAATAAGAGGCTGACCGAGCCAAGACCAGAGCAGTCAACCCGCTACCTTCATAGCGGACTGTATTTAGTATTCCTTCGGTAAAGGTGATCTTTTATAGTGTCATTGGACTGCTCTCCCGGTTTCGGCGTTCTCCTGAGCCTCCCGCTTCAGGAAATGACGCCACTTTAGAGGGAAAGATAGATATCGCTGACGGATGGTGCGAACAAGATGGCACGGCGTGTTTAGAACCACGGCGAGGAAGAAATTGATTGTAGAAGCGATCCGCCAGCCAGTGTATCGCTTGCGGTCGTGGGCTAGATTCAAGGACTTAACGCCAACCAAGTGTCCGGTTGGCGCAAGCTGTACGCCACAAGACAGCCGCGAAGGCCGACACAGAAGATTTTACGGCCTGCCTTGCATTCGATAATTAGTTCTATGGGTTGAGAAAATGGAGTAACTGCTCTTCTTCGTGCTTACTGAGCGAAGCGCGTATCCGCATATGGCGTGCGATAGTACCCGAGATCCGCGGAGAAAAACCCTCGGGCGCATTATGACAACGGGAGCACTGTTGCTGAAATATTTGATCACCATCATCTTGAGGTTGCTGAGCAGGCCGAGACGTGGTCACAGGTTTCTTGGCAGCCTGGCCAGCGGCTGCCTGACTCTGCGTTGCGGCCCACAGGAGAACGGAGCTCGACATCATAGCGGTAACGGCAAGCGAGAACTTAAGCAAGCGCATGACTATTTTCCTTTCCATGCTGGGAAGAGAAAGCGGTAGACAATCCCAGTTTCCCAGACGTTTTCGTTGCCGGCGGCTGAGAACTGCCGTGCGTAGCTGGTGAGAATCCTAGTGTTGTGTGGTAGGTTGTAGTCCAAACCTAAGTCAATGCGCTCCGTGTTGACCAATGGTAAGCCGTCGCTGACAAGCGTATCTCGCCGGAACGTTTGTTGCATGCGGATCACAGGTTCTATGCGCCCAATCCAACTGTCCGATCCACCTAGTTTTTGTAAGCGATAGTCGCCCTCTATCCAGTAACCTTGTGCATGGTGACCGCGCGTAAACTCCGACCGAAGACGAAACGCCGTATCCTTCGGCTCCCACCATACGTGCATGCCATAGAAGTTCTCGTGGATGCCTTGAAGCGAGCGGTCATAAGAGAAACCGATCTCAAGTCGCTTCTCCGGAAGGTAGAGGCTCGCCCGTCCACCGGACGCACGAGTTGCAGCAAACTGCTGGTTGCCCACTCGGCTGGAGAAGAAAGCAGCGTAGTCAATAGAGTATTTACGACGCGAAATGGCCGAACCGCGGAGCATCCCACCCGTCCCAATCGCGGAAGACATTTGGCCCAAATTGAAATTGAGAGGTGCATCCGAGAAGTTACTGATCCAAATGGGCGTGAGACGCTCGTTGTAAGTTCCAAAGGGAAGCAGAAAGCTGCCACCAACCACAGTTAGATGGGACGAGACAGTGTAATCGCCTTGAAGATAAGTGAGGGCGATGAAGTGATTATGATCATATTTACCATCAGCGGCGGGAGAGAAGGACTCAACCAGCGCGGCGCGAGACTCGATGAGGAGGTGCGGCCCTATTGGAGCAGCCAGGAGAGGCTGGATGGTAGGAATATAAGTTGTCTTGCCCGCATTGGTAGCCGTTAGAAAACCGACTCCACCGGAGAGAAAAGGGGTGTCCTGCGCGAGCCCATACCGCACTGCACAGAAAAGGATCGCCGCGACCGATATTCGCTGCGCCGACTGAATGGACCTAGCGGTCATAGTGTTTAAGATTGGAAGCACCATGTGACAAGCCTACCGGGAACAGCGATCAACGGTGTCACGGGATCGTCTCCTCATTGTCACCTGATTGTCGGGATACATCAAAATGAGTTCAACTCGCTCGTCACTCTAAAAATGAGACTAACCTCCGGCATCTGATACGTACCTCGCCAATGTAAATCTCAACTCTTAGTGATATAAGTGGAGTCTCGCGAAATCAATTCCGCTACCTCTCGAGATATTGGAGAGCGGACATACAAATCTTCAGCAGTGGCTTGTAGTTTATCGACTCCAAGATTCCTCACCCGCCAATCTTCATAGAAACCGTGCGCCACGCACAGTTCCGGCACACTCGCCAGGCGTTCATCTGATAAGACCCGACTCAGGAAGAAGGTGTGATAACCGAGCCGCAGTATGCGTTCAACCTGCAGTTCACGAACTCTGCACGCAAACACGGGCACCGGAATCCTGAAGATCTGAGAGGGTCTCGTGGCAAAGGGAAGCCGCTTCCAGTCGACGGTGGGACAGTTATGATTGGGCCCTAACATGTAGGCAATCGGGGCTTGCTTCATGGGAACGCTGCTCAGCACGATACGACCGGTCCGCTGAACGAACTTCTCAGGGAGGTAATCATGCTTGAGACAAAAACCAAAATAATTCCGTCCCAGATCTCCCATTACATTCAGCGGATAGATATTCCCATGTCCATCGTCGTCGGCGACGCTGACGAGCGAGACAGGACGCGGACAAGAGAACGTGGCAAC
This region of Granulicella tundricola MP5ACTX9 genomic DNA includes:
- a CDS encoding DUF2306 domain-containing protein, whose translation is MQLRTTAIRNRTPSPPPARNWAKFALWAMIGVTTLSVTLYSEVPLLHQAKERAYLGAMPFLIVPHIACGIFALLSGPLQFSTRLRQRHLQFHRLLGRVYVSSVLVAAPLAMVLSNQHHDRRAIHFVVANCCQASTWLIATAAAFLTARNGHIQQHKEWMVRSYAVTLTFVGTRVLQPLPAWNRHSEAGFAMEIIMITFLAILVPDIAFHWRQLTTRRLRSGAAIPSMKDQMRERRGVEKSVSAASGDSANLNM